The Silene latifolia isolate original U9 population chromosome Y, ASM4854445v1, whole genome shotgun sequence sequence ACGTATGTAGGCGCTTTCCCGCAGCTCATCAACTGTATCCAGGCTCCTGGCCATTTCGATCTTGTTTTGCTCTGCCGTCTGACAGCCGTATCTGTGCGTGGGTACCAAAACTTCCGAGGGCATTACTGCCTCTGCTCCGTACACAAGGCTAAACGGAGTTTGGCCTGTTGCCATTTTTGGTGTTGTCCTTTCTGACCAGAGTACCAATGGTAGTTCATCCGCCCATTTTCCCCCCAGCTCTTCCAGCCGTTTTCTGAGGTTCtccataatgattttgttgctggattcggCTTGGCCATTGGTTTGTGGATATCTGGGGGCTGATTTTCTCAGCGTTATGTTCCATCGTGCACAGAATCCTTCGGTTATCTGATATGAACTGGGACCCATTGTCGCATATGATTTCGGATGGTATCCCAAATCTGCTTATGATGTTGCGCTTGATGAAAGAGATCACCTGCTGTTCTTTTACCTCTGTCATTACCTCTGCTTCAATCCACTTTGAGAAGTAGTCGGTCATAACTAGCATATATACTCTGTTTCCTGTAGCCCTGGGCAGCTTAcccactatgtccatgccccacatcaTGAATGGCCATGGAGAGATAATCGGATGCATTGGTTCTGCTGGCTGGCGGATTGCTGGAGCCGCCTTTTGACATGATTCACAGCGTTTAGCGTGATTTAAGGCGTCTGcgcgcatggtgggccagaaataCCCTTGTCTCAAGATTTTGTTTGACAGACTTAAGCCCTCGGTGTGGTTCCCGCATTCTCCGTTGTGTACATCTTGCAAGATCgctttttgacttcctctttgCTTAAGCACCGAGGCATGGTCCTCGCCAATGATTTTCTCAAGAGAATATTATCAATCATGATATACCCGGAAGCTTTTATTCAAAACTTTCTGCTTCCTTTCTGTTTTTCAGGGAGTGTCCCATCCCTTAACCAATTTAGGTATGGAACCCTCCAATCCGCATCCTGTCATCCCTATCGTGGAAACCAGCGTCCTGGCTCCCTGTGCACACTGCATGTGTACATCCTCTTTCACCGGTCTCTGATCTGGCTCCCTTTGGATGGCTGGGGTCAACACATGGGTAATCAGTATGTTTGATAGTTCTGTGGGCTGGAAGGTGGATCCTAACGTGGCCAGTGCGTCTGCCTCCACGTTCTGCTCCCGTGGCACCTGAGTTATCTTGAATGTTCTAAACTTTAATTTTTGCTCTGTGGCTATCTTCAAGTaggctatcatctttgaatcACGTGCTACATATTCGTTGTTTACGTGATTTACCACAAGTAAGGAGTCAGTGTATACCCTCAGGTTCCTCACCTTGAGCCTTGACGCCATATCCATCCCAAGTATAATCGCTTCGTACTCGTCTtcgttgttggttgccttgaactcACACCTAATAGCTTGTACTATCATATCTCCTTTAGGAGATCGAAGGACCAAACCTACACCAGCCCCTTTTGCATTTGAGGCTCCGTCAATGTATAGGGTCCATATCTCACCATCCTGATTCCCTGTTATCGCCAGCATTCCCTCTTCTGCCTCCTCATGGGTGGCAGGGCAGAAGTCAGAGACGAAATATACTAGGGCTTGGGATTTTATCGCCGTTCTGGGTTCAAATTGCAAGTCATAGCCACTAAGATGTACTGACCATTTAGTCATTCTGCCCgaaagttcaggcttcctcataatAGTCTTTAGCGGGTAATTGGTTATTACGTGGATGGTGTGAGATTAAAAGTATGGCCGCAGTTTATAAGAAGCAGTAACCAAAGCCAATGCTAGTTTTTCAAAggaagtgtacctggtctctgcaggaagcAGAGACTTGCTAATGTAATATACGGGATGTTGCACCCCTTCCTGTTCTTTGACTAAGACCGCGCTTACAGCTGCTTCCGTGACTGACAGGTACAAGAATAGTGGTTCCCCTTGCTCCGGTTTTGCGAGTAATGGTGGCGTGCTTAGGTAGCTTTTGAGTTCTGTGAACGCTTTTTCATGTTCCTCAGTCCATTCGAATTTCTCAATATATTATAGAAAACAGCTTGCACCTCTCCGAGGCCCTTGATATGAACCTGTTTAGGGCCGCCACCTTCCCTGATAATCTTTGCACATCCTTTGGCTTCTGGGGTGATTCCAGCTGGAGTATTGCTTTTATCTGTTCCTTGCTTGCTTCAATTCCTCTCTGAGTCACCATATACCCTAAGAATTTTCCTGAGGACACCCCAAACAAGCactgttaggcccaatttagcctggtctgattATAACCTAGCCTGGCCTtattaggctgattggggcaaccagAGTCCGGGCAAGTATAGTTATTATTTAACAGGAGAAGAACACCAGAGGATAAATAAGTTGTTAAGGTCCAGGAAGAAAAGCCTGATAATGATACTAAGATAGCTTGATGAAACTCTCCAGCAAGACGGCTGATCAGCAAGCAAGCAAGACAGTTATACACATGCCCTATTAtcacggaagaccaagtccaactctaAGAATAGTATATTTCCACGTACCAGATCGTGCAAAGGAAGATAAGCCAAAGGTTGTTGAAGAAGACTGGATCAAGCGGATAAATAGGAAATGTGCCCTATTTTCTAGCTAACAACTGGGAACGGTCAAGGAGAACGTTGGGTGGTATCCAACGTTAAGTTTTGAAGAATATAAATAGCACTATTTAACATTTGTAAGATATATGTTTTTTCTCATTATTCACTACTGAATACTCATACTTACATACAAGATTTGTAATCAGCTTAATAAAGAAATACAACAACATTATCTATATTCAATCCCCATCTATAATTCTTCTATAATTTTATCCCTAATTTacagaactagataccctaattactttataatcaagccggatcctttcagggaaaatcctgcaaaaaaattggcgcccaccatggggcatctagttcattaatcaaaaaaaaaaattcttttgccattcttcatttaatattcacatacaaaaatggtagaactcaACGCTGAACAACAATTGACGGCTGCCTTAGCTAAAATCAAAGAGTTGGAGACAATTTAAGAAAAGGCAGCCCAAGTAGAAGCCAAATCGAGAtcaaggaatctgagtctaactCAAGAAGAAATTAGAAAATCAAAGCTTCGGCTCCAAGACCGTATTCGAAccagaaccccattctcatccattatcaaaaacattgacttttccaattttggaactccaGAGAAGGATACCCCATCCGGCACTCAAATCAtccccaatgatgaaacaaacaaaactgaagcagcaataatcaTGGCTATGCTTcaagaaattcaaaaactccacaacaaaatagaaaatatacctggtGTGCCGGACCACGTGGCGATGTAGAAATTGATGCCTtcgattcaccctttgcagatgagattgcaaaaattgatctccccaagaaatttaccgtcccgtccacgagaacttatgatggaatgtctgattcacaaaatcacgttgccatattcaaacagaatatgttggctgcctcaatacctagtgaactcaggcaggtctgcatgtgtaaaggctttggtacaaccctgaccggagcagcattacaatggttcatcaatgtcccaaatggaagcatcaagaattttgcagagttggtcaatgccttcaatgaacaattcgcaagcagcagagacatggccaagagacccagtaacctgttcagggtaaagcaacttcctgaagaatctttCAAAGAATTCCcggcaagatttgtcaaagagaaggtagccattcccaGTGTGACGAAGAAACAACAAAGAGAAGCCTTCGGCAAGGAGTTCGCTTGACAAGGTGACATCTATGCAAACTTAACCAAAAAGCCTGCctaacctttgccactgttcaatccatcgccttagaacatgtcagattggaggaagatctcaacttcagaacaaactcgtccggaggaaagcaaggctatggacacactaacaggaaaagctcctactagaaaggaggcaaccccagatcagcaccctattccaggcctgagcgatctgaagtcaacatagcacaagaacacaaaggtaacctttttAGCCTActaactattcctgaatataacttctcaataaatactgcaggattaatcaaacgcctggagaGCTTGGGGGacacggtcagatggcccaaaaaatccgacaaccccaggaaagatccaacgagatggtgtgacttccagcaggacatcggacacaccacagaagaatgcatccaactcaggaaacaagtagcatacctcctaaagaaaggctatctgaaggacttaatccagcagccaaagaacaaagatgaaggacaaaacaagagagattcagggaatgacagagatcctcctcctcctccccccatctatgaagtcaagtttataaatggaggatcagaaatctgtggtctgaccagctcggcttccaaaagaatatccagggagtctagacttcagccccctcttagatctaagtcattgcctgctattacttttgatgactcagacttgcagggaatatcagatctgcaccatgacagcttggtaattaccatgcaaattggcacagctaaggtatcaagaatcctgatagacgggggtagttcaatcaatttggtgatgcttgacgtcctcaaagctatgaagatagatgaagagaAGATCGTCAAGAAATCCAAATATGCGGTTGGGTTCAATGAGAAACACAGAACACCCTGGaagaaattagcctgccaacctatgtggaaggcgtggcttcatatgaaagattcggggtaatgaattgcctatcctcatattaCGTAATCctgggaagaccatggatccacaacgtcaaagaaatcccatcaacataccatcaatgtgtgaaaataccaaccgaatgggggataaccaccatcaggggagaacaaaggacggctcaggaatgctacacccaggctttgaaaccctcaaagtcaggtaagtcccttgcatagcaattaaagtcacctgtcaggaaagaatatattgcacaatcacagatggaaataGGAGAGGTCATTCTAGACCTGCACTTCCCGAcagaaggtacttgtagggtcagatgcaccagactcggtcagacccaatctggtcagctttctcaaaactaaaatgtcttgttttgcttggtcacattttgatatgactggtataaatgctgatattataacccataagttaaatattgacaaatcctttaagcctatacagcaaaaaagaagaaaatttgttgcagagaggcatgaaatcatcaaccaagaagttgacaagctattggacatgggaatgatcggggaagtaatgtaccacgatcggcttgcaaatgtagtagtcgttcaaaagaaaaacggcaaatggagagtctgtgtagactacacagacctaaacaaggcctgccccaaagatccatttcccctgccacacatagatgcaatggtggatggcactgcaggccacgagatgttaacattcatggatgcctccagtggattcaagcaaataaagatgcaccctgcagatcaggaaagtacagctttcatcactgaaaCAGGTGTTAGGcctaatttagcctggtctgactgtaacctggcctgaccttacaaggctgattggGGAAAACGGAGACCGGACAGTTCTAACCACTGTCAGGCAGATGAAGAATATTACAGGATGAATAGGCTACTTAGTCCCAGAAGAAAGGCCTGAAGGTAAGCACGGAATAGCCTGGCAAAGACACCTAAACAGTGGGATTAAGTCAAGAGCAACAAAACGATTGTATGAAGATGAATGttcatgtcctattctcaaggaagaccaagtctaaccatGAAGCTATATCACCAATGAACCTGGACATACAAGAGGAGAATgagttgaagaaataatcaaaggagaacgagtcaaccgaactaatagggaatgtgccctattaatccggtaacagctccaacaaaagaggaagacgttgaagatcaatgtaacgtttatatttgtataactataaatattgtaatcggGCATTTGTAATTTGATTCATCATTCATCAGTGTTAAACTACTTCACTacttatttttcattattttacgAGCACACAGTTACTTAAAAATATTTGTATCCAGCTTATCTAAATAAGAAAAacattattctttatacttaatctttccctgttattcatttacaatattccaaacttatagagctagatacccaaattattctttaatcaagccggacctattcagggaaaatcctgctaaaacaattggcgcccaccgtggggcatctagttcttcaaccaataaaattccctttatcattttttcgtttaatattcacacacaaaaatggtggaactcaccccagaacaacaattggcggctGCCTTGGCTAAAATCAAAGAATTAGAGGCAATTCAAGAGAAGGCGGTCAAGCGACCCAGTCAATAGgtcaaggaatcgagtctagcctCGAGGAAAAAAATGGAAAATCGGGCCTCGGGCTCCGGACCGATTCGAGccagaaccccattctcatccattatcaaaaacattgacttctccaattttggaaccccggagaaggaaaCATTATCCGTACCCCAACCatttccaatgatgaaacaaacaaaatcaagcgataatgatggctatgcttcaagaaatccaaaaactccacaacaaaatagaaaatataccctgAGTACCGGACCCTTTGGTCAAGTGGAAATTGATAGCTTTGCTgactcaccctttgcagatgaaattgcaaagatcgaCCTCCCCAAGAAATTCACCGTCCCATCCATCGAACCTATGATGGAACctccgattcacaaaatcacgttgctataTTCAAACGAGAAGATGTTGGCTACCTCAATACCCGGTGAACTCGGGCGGTccgcatgtgcaaaggctttggtacaacccgaccgagcaaagattacaatggttcattaatctcccaaatggaggtatcaagaattttgcagaattgatcaatgccttcaatcaacaactcGCAaaagcagagatatggccaagagacccaaagAACTGCTCGGGGTAAAGCAACTTcccaagaatctctcaaagaattcctggccgatttgtcaaagagaaggtggccattcccgtGTGATGATGAAGAAACAAGAGAAGCTTTCAGCAAGGAGTCCCGCTGatgtgacatctatgcagacttgaccaagaaggcatgcccaacctttgccactgttccaTCCATCGCCCTAGAGCATGTCGTTgaaggaagatctcaacttcaggacaAACTTGTCCtgggaggaaagcaaggctatggacacactaacagaaaagctcctaccgtaaaggaggcaaccccagatcgcaccctattccaggcccgaacgatccaagtcaacatggcacaagaacacaaaggtaacctttctagccttccaactattcccgaatataacttctctattaatactgcagatTAATCAAACGCTGAAAGCCTGGGAGATAcagtcagatggcccaagaaattcgacaaccccaggaaagatccaacgagatggtgtgacttccaccagGACATTGGGCACActacagaagaatgcatccaacttaggaaacaagtggcatatcttctaaagaaaggctatctgaaggacttaatccagcagccaaagaacaaagatgaaagTTTTCCAATTTATgttgctaattcttggacaaaaccatactatgactggctacaacagggaatccttcccctaaataaacaagatgccagagcactaaaaataaaagttgcttcatatactattattattaacaacgtgctttttaagaaatcgcatg is a genomic window containing:
- the LOC141628173 gene encoding uncharacterized protein LOC141628173, with the protein product MRKPELSGRMTKWSVHLSGYDLQFEPRTAIKSQALVYFVSDFCPATHEEAEEGMLAITGNQDGEIWTLYIDGASNAKGAGVGLVLRSPKGDMIVQAIRCEFKATNNEDEYEAIILGMDMASRLKVRNLRVYTDSLLVVNHVNNEYVARDSKMIAYLKIATEQKLKFRTFKITQVPREQNVEADALATLGSTFQPTELSNILITHVLTPAIQREPDQRPVKEDVHMQCAQGARTLVSTIGMTGCGLEGSIPKLVKGWDTP